The Paenibacillus spongiae nucleotide sequence GGATGTCCTATATGCTGAACGATCTGCTGGATATGGCGCGGTTGAAAGAAAACCGGATCAGCCTGAACCTTGCGGGCGTATCCGTGCATGGCGCAGCCTCAAGCGTCATCGATACCCTTCGCTTCATGACGGAAGGCAAGCCGATCCGGCTGATCAACCGGGTGCCGGTCGGGTTCCCGCTTGTGCATGCCGACGAGAACAGACTGAATCAAGTCCTGTTCAATCTCCTGCACAACGCGGTGAAATACTCCCATGCCGGCGAGGTATCCGTACAGGCCGGCATTCAGGACGGATGGGCAAGCATATCCGTTGCCGATACGGGCATCGGGATGGCCCCGGAGACGCTAAACCGCATTTTCGAGCCGTACGAGCAGGTCTCGTCGGACTTGGCTTCGCTCAAAGGCGGATTCGGTCTGGGGCTCAGCATCTGCAAGAAGCTTGTCGAGATGCATGGAGGAGCGCTGGAGGTTTATTCAAAGCCGAATGAAGGTTCGGTATTCACCTTCACATTGAAGCTTATCGCGGCCGGGGCTGTCGGCGAGTTGGCGTCACCGCTAATAGCGGCGGCCGATACCGGGTTCGAGGAAGCTCCCGGTACCCCGATAATGCCAAACGCTGCACCCATATATCACTCATCGCCGGACCGGGTTCGATTGTTAGCGGTCGATGACGATCCGGTCAATCTGAATGTGCTGCGAACAATTTTCACGGATGTATCGTATGAAGTATTCACGGCAATTAACGGCAAGGAAGCACTCCGGCTGCTGGAATCCGGGAGTTGGGATTTGATCATTGCCGATGTGACCATGCCCGTCATGTCCGGATATGAGCTGACTGCGCGCATTCGCGAGCGTTATTCTATCGCGGAGCTTCCCGTGCTTCTCTTGACGGCGAGCAGCCAGGATAAGGACATTGAGGCGGGATTTCGCTCCGGCGCCAATGACTACGTCACCAAGCCGGTGAATGCAACCGAGCTGAGGTCCAGGGTCAGATCGCTCACGAATCTGAAGCATTCGGTGAATGAACGATTGCGGATGGAAGCAGCATTGCTGCAGGCTCAAATCAAGCCCCATTTCCTGATCAACACCTTTAATGCGGTATCCGCTCTCAGCAGGATCGATACAGACAAAATGGATGATCTCATCGAAGAGCTGAGCAATTATTTCAGGCTCGGCATCGATTTTCAGAATTCCGATCAGGCCGTGCCGCTTGACCGCGAGATTAAGCTCATTCGCTCCTACTTGTATATCCAAAAAAAGCGGTTCGAGGACAGGCTTCAGGTCGTATGGGAGGTCGACGATGGCGTGAGCATCTCCATTCCTCCATTGACCATCCAGCCGCTTGTCGAGAATGCGGTTACGCATGGCGTATTGAAGCGGAACGCGGGCGGGGAAGTCCGTATTCGAATTGCCGACCTCGGCCGGTCTGTCGAGATCTGCGTGTCCGATAACGGCGTGGGCATCGATGAAGAAGCCCTCAAGCACATCCTGGACAGACAGCCGGACGGACGCACGGGAATTGGGCTGCTGAATACGCATCGGCGGATAAAGCAGTTCAGCGGCAGCGGCCT carries:
- a CDS encoding hybrid sensor histidine kinase/response regulator, whose translation is MMTKRKIWIITALFLAVLTGFRLLWLQYNSVTDYPVASDGVLDLRHWDPLTDHSLPLRGEWEFSPGTFQFQSGAPPADIHSSGRWIQVPGSWKFDGDQPHGGSKYGFGTYRLRILVDPGKGRSYGIHIPTIRSSSEVYVNGQLLGRSGQPAGNKDRYTPLDIPYTVYFTLEDKSEIELVIQASNFEDILNGGMVRPLKFGLESTLRKDLSFAEDMAWVACVAYAIHVLYGFVLYLVGGRDRRLIYYSLMILCVIFATLWDGERLLFTWVPFTFEWGSKSIYLVMLTGGYFLHRLIKDKLPPMLQGRASKAYEVLCGIAFLTVVLLPLPAVLTLLGLLFVLTFIPCLLTSVVMYRSASRIDADNIYLLLAAIAAFNSMIWLIVINIVQIDMISYPFDLTIGMICFSAFWFKRYFRMSEEAHSLAETLQQADKQKDDFLSTVAHELRNPLHGMINISQAVSERERNQLGISSAQDLQLLVKVGRRMSYMLNDLLDMARLKENRISLNLAGVSVHGAASSVIDTLRFMTEGKPIRLINRVPVGFPLVHADENRLNQVLFNLLHNAVKYSHAGEVSVQAGIQDGWASISVADTGIGMAPETLNRIFEPYEQVSSDLASLKGGFGLGLSICKKLVEMHGGALEVYSKPNEGSVFTFTLKLIAAGAVGELASPLIAAADTGFEEAPGTPIMPNAAPIYHSSPDRVRLLAVDDDPVNLNVLRTIFTDVSYEVFTAINGKEALRLLESGSWDLIIADVTMPVMSGYELTARIRERYSIAELPVLLLTASSQDKDIEAGFRSGANDYVTKPVNATELRSRVRSLTNLKHSVNERLRMEAALLQAQIKPHFLINTFNAVSALSRIDTDKMDDLIEELSNYFRLGIDFQNSDQAVPLDREIKLIRSYLYIQKKRFEDRLQVVWEVDDGVSISIPPLTIQPLVENAVTHGVLKRNAGGEVRIRIADLGRSVEICVSDNGVGIDEEALKHILDRQPDGRTGIGLLNTHRRIKQFSGSGLTIDSRLGSGTSVSFTIAKAEVLS